From one Mucilaginibacter inviolabilis genomic stretch:
- a CDS encoding homoserine kinase: MENKIEELKAPSQVAPPSGGGGGIHVFAPATVANVVCGFDVLGFAVNEPGDEVIMRMTDKPGITISKITGDDGRLPLDPAKNTVSVSVQHYLQSVGRTDVGLDIELHKKMPIGSGLGSSSASTVAGLFAIKTLLGDESDPINLLPFAMKGEEMACGQGHADNVAPALFGGFVLIRSYEPLDVVRLPHPKDLYCAIVFPDVDVPTREARQIIRKNIQMKDAVTQWGNIAGLVSGLFMQDIDLIGRSMKDVLVEPVRSMLIPDFYKMREIAMGMGAVSFGISGSGPSVFAFTKDEETATLITQKLQQHLTGLKIGSNTYVSTINDAGPKVIARF; the protein is encoded by the coding sequence ATGGAAAATAAAATAGAAGAATTAAAAGCCCCCTCGCAAGTAGCACCCCCTTCAGGGGGCGGGGGGGGCATTCACGTTTTTGCTCCGGCAACTGTAGCCAACGTGGTTTGCGGATTTGATGTACTGGGCTTTGCCGTTAATGAGCCCGGCGACGAGGTGATCATGCGGATGACTGACAAACCAGGTATCACCATTAGCAAAATTACCGGCGATGATGGTCGCCTGCCGCTTGATCCGGCCAAAAATACGGTGAGTGTAAGCGTGCAGCATTATTTACAAAGTGTCGGTCGTACCGATGTGGGTTTAGATATCGAGCTACACAAAAAAATGCCGATAGGCAGCGGACTGGGCTCCAGTTCGGCCAGTACGGTTGCGGGTTTATTTGCCATTAAAACACTGCTGGGCGATGAATCTGATCCGATAAACCTGCTGCCCTTCGCTATGAAAGGTGAAGAAATGGCTTGTGGTCAGGGTCATGCGGATAACGTGGCTCCTGCCCTGTTTGGTGGCTTTGTACTCATCCGCAGCTATGAACCGCTGGATGTGGTGAGACTACCACATCCGAAAGATCTTTACTGCGCCATCGTATTTCCTGATGTGGATGTGCCTACCCGTGAAGCCCGCCAGATTATCCGCAAAAATATACAGATGAAGGACGCGGTGACCCAATGGGGCAACATTGCAGGCCTGGTAAGCGGTTTATTTATGCAGGATATTGACCTGATAGGCCGCAGTATGAAAGATGTGCTGGTGGAGCCGGTACGTTCCATGCTGATACCCGATTTTTATAAAATGCGCGAAATAGCCATGGGTATGGGAGCGGTAAGCTTCGGCATCTCCGGCTCTGGTCCGTCGGTTTTTGCATTCACTAAAGACGAGGAAACCGCCACGCTCATTACCCAAAAACTGCAGCAGCATTTAACCGGTTTAAAAATTGGCTCGAACACTTATGTGTCTACCATTAATGACGCAGGCCCGAAGGTAATAGCGAGATTTTGA